The following proteins are encoded in a genomic region of Reichenbachiella sp.:
- a CDS encoding YeeE/YedE family protein: MIEWISQPWPWYVAGPLISVVMFFMLYFEKKFGVSSNLRTMCSMAGAGRVSEFFQFNWKEDIWNLVFVFGGLIGGYVAKEYLSVSESVGISEATITQLKTMGFESPGSTYLPESIFSWEALSTPKYALMLIVGGMLVGFGTRYAGGCTSGHAISGLSNLEWPSLVAVIGFFIGGLVMTHLILPHLLTL, translated from the coding sequence ATGATAGAATGGATAAGCCAGCCTTGGCCTTGGTATGTAGCCGGACCTTTAATATCGGTGGTAATGTTTTTTATGCTCTACTTCGAAAAAAAATTTGGTGTATCCAGCAATCTCCGAACGATGTGTAGTATGGCTGGAGCGGGAAGAGTGAGTGAATTCTTTCAATTCAATTGGAAAGAAGATATTTGGAATCTCGTATTTGTCTTTGGAGGGTTGATTGGCGGATATGTCGCAAAGGAATATCTGTCTGTATCTGAATCTGTGGGTATTTCAGAAGCAACAATTACTCAATTAAAGACCATGGGTTTTGAAAGTCCAGGCTCTACTTACCTTCCAGAATCAATTTTTTCATGGGAAGCATTGTCCACACCTAAGTATGCATTGATGCTGATTGTGGGTGGCATGCTTGTGGGATTCGGTACGCGCTATGCTGGTGGTTGCACATCTGGTCATGCCATTAGTGGTCTTAGCAATCTGGAGTGGCCATCATTAGTGGCGGTGATAGGTTTTTTTATTGGAGGATTAGTGATGACCCATTTGATTCTTCCTCATCTATTGACATTATAA
- a CDS encoding rhodanese-like domain-containing protein has translation MGLLDLFGLGKRKELMKEAIKNGAIIIDVRTPGEYMGGHINGSENIPLGSVGTKLESLKAKGKPVVFCCASGMRSGSAASQAKSAGIEAYNGGGWMSLNGVMQNL, from the coding sequence ATGGGATTATTAGATCTGTTTGGACTAGGTAAAAGAAAAGAACTTATGAAAGAGGCAATTAAAAATGGAGCGATTATTATCGACGTTCGAACTCCTGGTGAATACATGGGAGGTCACATCAATGGATCTGAAAATATACCTTTAGGTTCAGTAGGTACCAAGCTGGAAAGTCTAAAAGCCAAAGGAAAACCAGTAGTCTTTTGTTGTGCTAGTGGGATGAGAAGTGGTTCGGCTGCAAGTCAGGCCAAAAGTGCAGGAATTGAAGCATACAACGGTGGTGGCTGGATGAGCCTCAATGGGGTGATGCAAAACTTATAA
- a CDS encoding DUF2892 domain-containing protein, which produces MRERIIRAIAGVFILTSLALGIWVSPHWFWMTGFVGVNLLQSSVTKWCLMDDILKKLNVSK; this is translated from the coding sequence ATGAGAGAAAGAATAATTAGAGCCATCGCTGGAGTATTTATATTAACCAGTTTGGCATTAGGCATTTGGGTAAGCCCGCATTGGTTTTGGATGACGGGATTTGTAGGTGTGAACCTATTGCAGTCGTCAGTAACGAAGTGGTGTCTGATGGATGATATTTTGAAAAAATTAAACGTTAGTAAATAA